A portion of the Camelus ferus isolate YT-003-E chromosome 16, BCGSAC_Cfer_1.0, whole genome shotgun sequence genome contains these proteins:
- the ADPRM gene encoding manganese-dependent ADP-ribose/CDP-alcohol diphosphatase isoform X5, with amino-acid sequence MDKKDTKKTLEVMDDKPDPGPLSESSELFSFGVIADIQYADLEDGYNFQGSRRRYYRHSLLHLQCAIEHWNKESSPPCCVLQLGDIIDGYNAQYKASEKSLELVLNTFQTLKVPVHHTWGNHEFYNFSRDYLTNSKLNTRFLEDQIARHPETMPSESYYAYHFVPFPKFRFILLDAYDMSVLGVDQSSPKFQQCLKILREHNPNTELNSPQGLSEPQFVQFNGGFSQEQLNWLNEVLTFSDRNQEKVVIVNC; translated from the exons ATGgacaaaaaagacacaaaa aaaacttTGGAGGTTATGGATGATAAGCCTGATCCTGGACCGCTAAGTGAGAGTTCAGAACTCTTCTCCTTTGGCGTTATAGCAGACATTCAGTATGCTGATTTAGAAGACGGCTATAATTTCCAGGGGAGCAGACGGAGGTACTACAGGCACAGTCTTCTTCACTTACAGTGTGCTATCGAACACTGGAATAAAGAAAGCAGCCCACCCTGTTGTGTACTTCAGCTTGGAGACATCATCGATGGATATAATGCACAGTATAAAGCATCAGAAAAGTCACTGGAACTTGTTCTGAACACATTCCAAACGCTGAAAGTCCCAGTTCATCACACGTGGGGAAATCATGAATTCTATAACTTCAGCAGAGACTACTTAACAAACTCCAAACTTAACACAAGGTTTCTAGAAGACCAGATTGCCCGTCATCCTGAGACTATGCCTTCAGAGAGTTATTACGCTTATCATTTTGTGCCGTTCCCTAAATTCCGGTTCATTTTACTTGATGCTTATGACATGAGTGTGTTGGGTGTGGACCAGTCTTCTCCAAAATTCCAGCAGTGTCTGAAGATACTGAGGGAGCACAATCCAAATACGGAATTGAATAGTCCTCAAG GactttctgagccccagtttgTCCAGTTTAATGGCGGATTCAGCCAAGAACAGCTGAACTGGTTAAATGAAGTTCTTACATTCTCTGACAGAAACCAAGAAAAGGTGGTGATTGTGA